A part of Methanohalobium evestigatum Z-7303 genomic DNA contains:
- a CDS encoding DUF169 domain-containing protein, whose amino-acid sequence MNINEINKTGRKIIEVMGLTTPPVAIMLTSNIYRIPESIDKIDNNMSHCQMVNKIREESVQFYAFEENQQCKNGAAVMGMRELNPEFANGNELYNEGHYKDRYLAKETIQQIPKLEPNSVKAIIYGPLNKADFIPDIVLFIGNPENIMQISRGMEQEANSFNCWRNASNY is encoded by the coding sequence ATGAATATAAATGAGATTAATAAAACAGGCAGAAAAATAATAGAAGTAATGGGACTAACAACACCACCTGTGGCAATAATGTTGACATCAAATATCTATCGTATCCCAGAAAGTATAGACAAAATTGATAATAATATGTCTCACTGCCAAATGGTTAACAAAATACGTGAAGAATCTGTTCAGTTTTATGCTTTTGAGGAGAATCAGCAGTGTAAAAACGGTGCGGCTGTTATGGGAATGAGGGAATTGAATCCTGAATTTGCTAATGGCAACGAGCTTTATAATGAAGGACATTACAAAGATAGGTATTTAGCGAAAGAAACAATACAACAAATACCGAAACTAGAACCTAATAGTGTTAAAGCGATAATATATGGACCGCTTAATAAAGCTGATTTTATACCGGATATTGTACTTTTTATTGGTAATCCTGAAAATATTATGCAAATTTCACGAGGAATGGAGCAGGAAGCCAACAGTTTTAACTGTTGGAGGAATGCGTCTAACTATTAA